A genomic segment from Necator americanus strain Aroian chromosome III, whole genome shotgun sequence encodes:
- a CDS encoding hypothetical protein (NECATOR_CHRIII.G11118.T1) translates to MSTSSSVPKPEITRDAIICDWKVTRKIGSGGFGAVYEVEKDGVRGALKTEFVDQTGERSETLRNEVMQLRVMQWSQHFCRLYLACRLRCGKEIVNVMIMSLVERPLSRLRRMTPESRFTRSTAIRLCRQCLEAIHDLHRTGILHRDIKASNFAWSAERKVYLLDLGFCRRFLSLTEQGVRHRAPRKKVAFLGTSKYCSLNMHKKLDQGRRDDLWAWLYMTVEFMAGKLIWRNDEDKIIEKKKEKIGSRLLLKCPQEMYMVYDHIRHLEFNSKPNYAMLRRQLDRVCARLDYSEHQPYDWEEGGFYHAYYFKKSDTEKDLTEQESNQIETDNAVTCEEGALFPQEVRK, encoded by the exons ATGTCAACATCATCTTCGGTTCCAAAGCCTGAAATAACACGCGATGCCATAATATGCGACTGGAAG GTGACCAGAAAAATTGGTTCAGGAGGGTTTGGTGCAGTGTACGAAGTAGAAAAAGATGGTGTACGTGGTGCTCTTAAGACAGAGTTCGTTGACCAAACTGGTGAACGAAGTGAAACCCTCCGGAATGAG GTGATGCAGCTGCGAGTGATGCAGTGGTCCCAACATTTTTGTCGACTGTACTTAGCGTGTAGATTAAGATGTGGAAAAGAGATCGTTAACGTGATGATTATGAGCTTGGTAGAGCGCCCACTCTCTCG GCTTCGTCGAATGACTCCGGAGTCTCGTTTTACCCGATCTACAGCAATAAGGTTATGTCGTCAGTGTTTAGAG GCTATCCACGATCTCCACCGTACTGGAATCCTGCACAGAGACATAAAAGCTAGCAATTTTGCGTGGTCCGCCGAGCGGAAGGTTTACTTGCTGGACCTCGGCTTTTGCAGAAGATTT CTATCCTTGACTGAACAAGGAGTGCGGCATCGCGCTCCAAGGAAGAAAGTGGCGTTTTTgggtacaagcaagtattgctCACTGAATATGCATAAAAAACTAGATCAAGGGAGAAGAGACGACTTATGGGCTTGGCTCTATATGACGGTCGAGTTTATGGCT GGTAAACTGATTTGGCGAAACGACGAGGATAAAATAatcgagaagaagaaggagaagatcGGGTCGAGGCTGTTGCTAAAGTGTCCTCAAGAAATGTACATGGTCTACGACCACATTCGACACCTTGAATTTAATTCAAAGCCCAATTATGCTATGCTCCGACGACAACTGGACAGG GTTTGTGCACGCCTTGACTATTCCGAACATCAACCATATGATTGGGAAGAAGGCGGATTTTATCATGCCTATTACTTCAAGAAGTCTGACACGGAAAAAGACCTGACAGAGCAGGAATCAAACCA AATCGAAACCGATAATGCCGTTACGTGTGAAGAAGGAGCACTCTTCCCCCAGGAAGTCAGAAAATAA
- a CDS encoding hypothetical protein (NECATOR_CHRIII.G11118.T2) produces the protein MSTSSSVPKPEITRDAIICDWKVTRKIGSGGFGAVYEVEKDGVRGALKTEFVDQTGERSETLRNEVMQLRVMQWSQHFCRLYLACRLRCGKEIVNVMIMSLVERPLSRLRRMTPESRFTRSTAIRLCRQCLEAIHDLHRTGILHRDIKASNFAWSAERKVYLLDLGFCRRFLSLTEQGVRHRAPRKKVAFLGTSKYCSLNMHKKLDQGRRDDLWAWLYMTVEFMAGKLIWRNDEDKIIEKKKEKIGSRLLLKCPQEMYMVYDHIRHLEFNSKPNYAMLRRQLDRVCARLDYSEHQPYDWEEGGFYHAYYFKKSDTEKDLTEQESNQIETDNAVTCEEGALFPQELEIEEKRSY, from the exons ATGTCAACATCATCTTCGGTTCCAAAGCCTGAAATAACACGCGATGCCATAATATGCGACTGGAAG GTGACCAGAAAAATTGGTTCAGGAGGGTTTGGTGCAGTGTACGAAGTAGAAAAAGATGGTGTACGTGGTGCTCTTAAGACAGAGTTCGTTGACCAAACTGGTGAACGAAGTGAAACCCTCCGGAATGAG GTGATGCAGCTGCGAGTGATGCAGTGGTCCCAACATTTTTGTCGACTGTACTTAGCGTGTAGATTAAGATGTGGAAAAGAGATCGTTAACGTGATGATTATGAGCTTGGTAGAGCGCCCACTCTCTCG GCTTCGTCGAATGACTCCGGAGTCTCGTTTTACCCGATCTACAGCAATAAGGTTATGTCGTCAGTGTTTAGAG GCTATCCACGATCTCCACCGTACTGGAATCCTGCACAGAGACATAAAAGCTAGCAATTTTGCGTGGTCCGCCGAGCGGAAGGTTTACTTGCTGGACCTCGGCTTTTGCAGAAGATTT CTATCCTTGACTGAACAAGGAGTGCGGCATCGCGCTCCAAGGAAGAAAGTGGCGTTTTTgggtacaagcaagtattgctCACTGAATATGCATAAAAAACTAGATCAAGGGAGAAGAGACGACTTATGGGCTTGGCTCTATATGACGGTCGAGTTTATGGCT GGTAAACTGATTTGGCGAAACGACGAGGATAAAATAatcgagaagaagaaggagaagatcGGGTCGAGGCTGTTGCTAAAGTGTCCTCAAGAAATGTACATGGTCTACGACCACATTCGACACCTTGAATTTAATTCAAAGCCCAATTATGCTATGCTCCGACGACAACTGGACAGG GTTTGTGCACGCCTTGACTATTCCGAACATCAACCATATGATTGGGAAGAAGGCGGATTTTATCATGCCTATTACTTCAAGAAGTCTGACACGGAAAAAGACCTGACAGAGCAGGAATCAAACCA AATCGAAACCGATAATGCCGTTACGTGTGAAGAAGGAGCACTCTTCCCCCAGGAA CtggaaatcgaagaaaaaaggagttatTAA